The Spirochaetota bacterium genome has a segment encoding these proteins:
- a CDS encoding pyruvate, phosphate dikinase translates to MGMAKRVYLFGGGISEGKADMKNLLGGKGANLAEMSILGIPVPAGFTITTEVCMEFYKNNRQYPAGLKDDVNTAMKKVEQVMGARFGDPSNPLLVSVRSGARASMPGMMDTVLNLGLNDKTIVGIIKKSGNERFGWDSYRRFIAMYGDVVMGLKPASKDEHDPFEEVMDNLKKKRKVKMDLDLTVADLKELVAQYKALIKKKLKKEFPSDPYEQLWGAIGAVFGSWMNDRAILYRKMNGIEDSWGTAVNIQAMVFGNMGEDCATGVAFTRDPSTGDNRFYGEYLINAQGEDVVAGIRTPQQVTVVGSQKWAKENNIKETDRKGKYPSLEEYMPKAYKQLYDVYNKLENHYRDMQDIEFTIQNQKLWMLQTRNGKRTAAAAVKIAVDMVKQGLITKEEALMRIDPVSLDQLLHPTLDPKAKRNVITKGLPASPGAGVGKVVFNAEDAEAWSSKGEKVVLVRVETSPEDLKGMTVSQGILTARGGMTSHAAVVARGMGKCCVSGCSELEVDYKKRIFKIRNITIKQGDFISLDGSTGEVMLGKVPTVDPQLSGNFGTIMKWADDARKLGVRTNADTPHDAEVARGFGAEGIGLCRTEHMFFEGDRIKAMREMILADDLAGRKKALAKLLTMQRKDFYGILKAMKGFGVTIRLLDPPLHEFVPHEEKNQKEMARQLKVSPAVIKAKVEALHEFNPMLGHRGCRLGITYPEITEMQARAIFEAACQLKKEGVNVKPEVMVPLVGHVKELIMQKNIIVETAEKVMKEKKVKVDYMVGTMIEVPRAAVTADEIAAEAQFFSFGTNDLTQMTFGYSRDDSGKFLPEYVDKKILPNDPFRVLDRDGVGKLIRMAVEKGRGVRKDLKVGICGEHGGEPSSVEFCHLVGLNYVSCSPYRVPIARLAAAQAAIKKERNVKVSTTA, encoded by the coding sequence ATCGGAATGGCAAAAAGAGTATACCTGTTTGGCGGAGGAATTTCTGAAGGCAAAGCCGACATGAAAAACCTCCTTGGCGGTAAAGGTGCCAACCTTGCCGAAATGTCAATTCTCGGTATTCCCGTCCCGGCAGGGTTTACCATAACCACTGAAGTCTGCATGGAATTCTATAAGAATAACAGACAATACCCGGCCGGTCTCAAAGATGACGTCAACACGGCAATGAAAAAAGTGGAACAGGTCATGGGGGCTCGTTTCGGCGATCCGTCAAATCCCCTCCTTGTCTCGGTGCGTTCCGGCGCACGCGCATCAATGCCCGGCATGATGGACACGGTCTTGAACCTTGGCCTCAACGACAAGACAATTGTCGGCATTATAAAAAAATCGGGCAACGAGCGTTTCGGCTGGGACTCCTACCGCCGATTCATCGCCATGTACGGCGATGTTGTCATGGGCCTCAAGCCGGCGTCAAAGGACGAACACGATCCCTTCGAAGAGGTCATGGACAACCTGAAAAAGAAGCGCAAGGTTAAGATGGACCTTGACCTGACCGTCGCGGACCTGAAGGAGCTGGTAGCCCAGTACAAGGCCCTTATCAAGAAAAAACTCAAGAAAGAATTCCCCTCCGATCCCTATGAGCAGCTCTGGGGAGCCATCGGCGCCGTTTTCGGATCATGGATGAACGACCGCGCCATCCTGTACAGGAAAATGAACGGCATCGAGGACAGCTGGGGAACGGCAGTCAACATCCAGGCCATGGTCTTCGGCAACATGGGTGAAGACTGCGCCACCGGCGTCGCCTTCACCCGCGACCCGTCCACCGGCGACAACCGTTTTTACGGCGAATACCTGATCAACGCCCAGGGCGAGGATGTCGTGGCCGGTATCAGGACGCCCCAGCAGGTCACCGTCGTGGGTTCCCAGAAATGGGCCAAAGAGAATAATATAAAAGAAACCGATCGCAAGGGAAAATACCCCTCTCTTGAAGAATACATGCCCAAGGCTTACAAGCAGCTCTATGATGTCTACAACAAGCTTGAAAACCATTACCGTGACATGCAGGACATCGAGTTCACCATCCAGAACCAGAAGCTCTGGATGCTTCAGACCAGGAACGGCAAGCGCACAGCTGCCGCGGCGGTTAAAATCGCGGTGGACATGGTAAAGCAGGGCCTCATCACGAAGGAAGAGGCCCTCATGCGCATAGACCCTGTCTCCCTTGACCAGCTTCTGCATCCCACCCTGGACCCCAAGGCTAAGCGGAACGTCATCACCAAGGGTCTTCCCGCCTCGCCGGGAGCCGGTGTTGGAAAAGTCGTTTTCAACGCAGAAGACGCTGAAGCATGGAGCTCCAAAGGCGAAAAGGTCGTCCTCGTTCGCGTGGAAACATCCCCTGAAGACCTGAAGGGTATGACCGTGTCGCAGGGAATCCTTACCGCCCGGGGCGGCATGACCTCCCACGCCGCTGTTGTGGCCCGGGGCATGGGCAAGTGCTGCGTGTCAGGCTGCAGCGAGCTTGAAGTTGATTACAAAAAACGCATTTTTAAGATTCGGAATATAACGATCAAGCAGGGCGATTTCATCTCCCTTGACGGATCGACCGGAGAAGTGATGCTCGGCAAGGTTCCCACCGTGGATCCTCAGCTCTCCGGTAACTTCGGCACCATCATGAAGTGGGCCGATGATGCCCGCAAACTGGGCGTTCGCACCAACGCGGACACGCCCCATGACGCGGAGGTTGCCCGCGGATTCGGCGCCGAAGGAATCGGTCTCTGCCGCACAGAGCATATGTTCTTCGAAGGCGACCGGATCAAAGCGATGCGCGAGATGATCCTCGCCGACGACCTCGCAGGCCGAAAGAAGGCCCTCGCCAAGCTTCTCACGATGCAGCGCAAGGACTTCTACGGCATCCTCAAGGCGATGAAGGGCTTCGGTGTTACCATCCGCCTCCTTGATCCTCCCCTTCATGAGTTCGTTCCCCATGAAGAGAAAAACCAGAAGGAAATGGCCCGCCAGCTGAAAGTATCCCCGGCTGTTATTAAGGCCAAGGTCGAAGCGCTCCATGAATTCAACCCGATGCTGGGCCACCGCGGATGCCGCCTCGGCATCACCTATCCCGAAATAACCGAGATGCAGGCCCGCGCCATCTTCGAGGCGGCGTGTCAGCTCAAGAAAGAAGGGGTCAACGTCAAGCCCGAGGTTATGGTTCCCCTGGTCGGTCATGTCAAGGAATTGATAATGCAGAAGAATATAATCGTTGAGACAGCCGAAAAGGTAATGAAAGAAAAGAAGGTCAAGGTGGACTACATGGTAGGCACCATGATAGAAGTGCCACGGGCGGCGGTCACCGCAGACGAGATTGCGGCGGAGGCCCAGTTCTTCTCCTTCGGCACCAACGATCTCACCCAGATGACATTCGGGTACAGCCGCGATGATTCCGGAAAATTCCTCCCCGAGTACGTTGACAAGAAAATCCTTCCCAACGACCCGTTCCGCGTTCTTGACCGGGATGGCGTCGGCAAGCTGATACGCATGGCTGTCGAAAAGGGCCGGGGCGTCAGGAAAGACCTGAAAGTCGGCATCTGCGGCGAGCATGGCGGCGAGCCGAGCTCCGTTGAATTCTGCCACCTGGTAGGACTCAACTATGTAAGCTGTTCCCCTTACCGCGTTCCCATCGCGCGTCTGGCGGCTGCGCAGGCTGCAATCAAGAAAGAACGTAATGTTAAGGTATCGACCACCGCGTAG
- a CDS encoding tetratricopeptide repeat protein, with amino-acid sequence MKKISVLVALLLFTGTSLFASYKEALKLFEKKDYANSLKMIADELETANDAKPDSPNYNLRFLAAHNHWKLGNSKSAIDHFTRCIAIKKNKVDPYIDLALLQIEMKKYVEAEATARRGMEVERSPMIFYVMGIASLKRENFWKAKEMFEKANSLNPDLYYSYNALGITLMKLKKYSEANTAFSAAYAVKPRSAEIVNNLGMSYEKLGKQKDALEYYKKARALDEKNSVIAANIDRLKGKVKD; translated from the coding sequence ATGAAAAAAATATCGGTTCTTGTAGCCTTGCTCCTGTTCACCGGAACATCCCTTTTTGCCTCATACAAGGAGGCGTTGAAGCTTTTTGAAAAAAAGGATTACGCCAACTCGTTGAAAATGATTGCGGATGAGCTGGAGACCGCCAATGACGCAAAACCTGATTCACCGAACTACAACCTCAGGTTCCTGGCGGCCCATAACCACTGGAAGCTTGGCAATTCCAAGTCAGCCATTGATCATTTCACCCGCTGTATAGCCATCAAGAAAAACAAGGTGGATCCCTATATCGACCTGGCATTGCTGCAGATCGAGATGAAAAAATATGTCGAGGCCGAAGCCACGGCCCGCCGGGGTATGGAAGTAGAAAGATCGCCCATGATCTTTTACGTCATGGGTATCGCATCGTTAAAGAGGGAGAATTTTTGGAAAGCCAAGGAAATGTTCGAAAAAGCCAATTCGCTCAATCCGGATCTCTACTATTCATACAATGCCCTGGGAATTACCCTGATGAAGCTGAAAAAATACAGCGAGGCGAACACCGCCTTTTCGGCGGCCTACGCGGTCAAGCCCCGGTCAGCTGAAATAGTGAATAACCTGGGCATGAGCTACGAAAAGCTCGGGAAACAAAAGGACGCCCTGGAATATTACAAGAAAGCCAGGGCCCTTGATGAAAAAAATTCCGTCATTGCTGCCAATATAGATCGATTGAAAGGAAAAGTTAAGGATTAA